From a single Deltaproteobacteria bacterium IMCC39524 genomic region:
- a CDS encoding malate synthase: MSTTVTTREGVNLQIRDDLAEQYSAVYTPEALPAISFMSQHNAERNRLMSERTQRRAARIKAKEPITFLDPEVEIKGTGIKVQDARDGKFVGAVIPHDLQRQWLQGTGPAAKPNSPIKANLRNVAYALLSGADGWMFDGEDALGQITTMSLDNQVSLKLAIARDPLFLEVAQEVSKEMNAWAQDFFGRDIISDWQAQLDFTTKIFRARGLHLDDRHIRVNGESLSASIVDMTLYVVNNHKALLDAGSSIVLYLPKIQTAEEAGFWNKLLSALEGHLALEEGTIKVYVLVEQLEQTFQLMEIRAALDRHFVGFNTGRWDYINSVSDANCWDPEFINPNIESIVMTYGYMRNYEDRVRRAVNTPDANGNYALWQGGMEPNIPVGSKEGVANSMKKARAGAVREQQEGASGKWIAHWKMAHIIRPVWEEVGEANQSGREFPRLTYTAEDAAGLTLLEPAPRTVRGARNLLSVALQYGNAFGQGLQAAALKPADYFGNDDILYLMEDMATGEIRLSILWEWIHKGAALTEDDAETGLKTGDVFTLEIFERLLEEEYAKLLAADNRDVYDNSKTTTLPIARAIVEAYVNDAIKAPWYIDLLNINLNNHDLAIAKERINKYLQAFKNEGVRITENLDTLPAGRAA; this comes from the coding sequence ATGAGCACGACAGTAACGACTCGAGAAGGCGTGAATCTGCAAATCCGGGACGACCTCGCCGAGCAGTATTCAGCCGTTTACACACCCGAAGCACTCCCAGCAATCTCCTTTATGTCTCAGCACAATGCAGAACGCAACCGGCTGATGTCTGAGCGCACGCAAAGACGCGCCGCACGCATCAAGGCCAAAGAACCGATCACCTTCCTCGACCCTGAGGTAGAAATAAAAGGCACCGGCATAAAAGTACAGGACGCCCGCGACGGCAAGTTTGTCGGCGCCGTCATCCCTCACGACCTGCAACGCCAGTGGCTGCAAGGAACCGGTCCGGCAGCCAAGCCCAATTCTCCAATCAAAGCAAATCTGCGTAACGTGGCTTACGCACTGCTTTCCGGAGCAGACGGCTGGATGTTCGACGGCGAAGACGCCCTCGGTCAGATCACCACAATGTCCCTGGACAACCAGGTCAGCCTCAAGCTCGCCATCGCCCGTGACCCGCTCTTTCTTGAAGTTGCCCAAGAGGTCTCCAAGGAGATGAATGCCTGGGCACAGGATTTCTTCGGTCGCGACATTATCAGCGACTGGCAAGCCCAGCTTGACTTCACCACCAAGATTTTCCGTGCCCGCGGTCTGCACCTTGATGATCGCCATATTCGGGTCAACGGCGAATCGCTTTCTGCTTCGATCGTCGACATGACTCTCTATGTCGTCAATAATCATAAAGCACTGCTCGATGCGGGTTCCTCTATTGTTCTCTACCTGCCAAAGATCCAGACCGCAGAAGAAGCCGGCTTCTGGAACAAGCTGCTGAGCGCTCTCGAAGGGCATTTGGCCCTCGAGGAAGGCACCATAAAAGTCTACGTACTGGTAGAACAGCTTGAGCAAACCTTCCAGTTGATGGAAATCCGTGCTGCTCTTGACCGTCATTTTGTCGGCTTCAACACCGGCCGCTGGGACTACATCAACAGCGTCTCCGATGCCAACTGCTGGGATCCGGAATTCATCAATCCCAACATTGAGTCGATCGTCATGACCTACGGCTACATGCGCAATTACGAAGATCGCGTGCGCCGCGCTGTCAACACCCCGGACGCCAATGGCAACTACGCCCTCTGGCAGGGCGGTATGGAGCCGAACATCCCGGTGGGATCAAAAGAAGGTGTCGCCAACAGCATGAAAAAAGCACGCGCCGGTGCCGTTCGTGAACAACAGGAAGGGGCCAGCGGCAAGTGGATCGCCCACTGGAAGATGGCCCACATCATCCGCCCGGTCTGGGAAGAGGTCGGTGAAGCTAATCAGAGCGGTCGCGAGTTCCCTCGTTTGACCTACACCGCCGAGGACGCCGCGGGGCTGACCCTGCTTGAGCCCGCACCACGCACAGTGCGCGGTGCCCGCAACCTGCTGAGCGTAGCCCTGCAGTACGGCAACGCCTTCGGCCAGGGCCTTCAGGCCGCGGCCTTGAAACCGGCCGACTACTTCGGCAACGATGACATTCTCTATCTGATGGAAGACATGGCCACCGGAGAGATCCGCTTGAGCATACTCTGGGAATGGATTCACAAGGGTGCCGCCCTTACCGAGGACGATGCAGAGACCGGTTTGAAAACTGGCGACGTCTTCACTCTTGAGATTTTTGAGCGCCTGCTCGAAGAGGAATACGCCAAGCTGCTTGCAGCAGACAATCGTGACGTCTACGACAATTCCAAGACGACTACTTTGCCGATTGCACGAGCAATCGTCGAGGCTTACGTCAACGACGCGATCAAGGCGCCCTGGTACATCGACCTGCTCAATATCAACCTCAACAACCATGATCTGGCTATCGCCAAAGAACGCATCAATAAATACCTACAAGCCTTCAAAAACGAAGGCGTGCGTATCACCGAAAATCTGGACACTTTACCCGCCGGGAGGGCAGCATGA
- a CDS encoding ABC-F family ATP-binding cassette domain-containing protein yields MIHLTNITRQHGTHILFKDASFQITAGSRSGLVGPNGAGKSTIFRLITGEENLDGGEISCNKKTVIGYFSQEVGEMSGRSALAEVMAASARTMQLGDEIKAMEAAMCEPMEDDALATLLEKYGDAQEEFEHRGGYDLENRAQAVLSGLGIGPEDYQRPVESFSGGWKMRIALAKILTINPDVLLLDEPTNHLDVESIVWLESWLSTEFTGAVVMTSHDREFMNRLVTRIVEVGNGTITTYGGNYDFYLREREVRREQLLASHRRQQEMLAKEEDFIARFAARASHAAQVQSRVKKLEKIERIEIPAEQKVIKFEFPEPPRSGDDVAKVVQLAKIWPVEDGADKSVFGGVSGLIRRGEKVAVVGVNGAGKSTFLKCLAGQTEPTSGTMTIGANVNLGYFSQHSMELLDPKKSVFETVQNAMPMASIGVIRNLCAAFLFQGDDVDKRIDRLSGGEKSRLVLAMLLARPINFLVLDEPTNHLDIQSREVLLEALKNFAGTVILVSHDRHFLRSLVNRVFEIDHGEMIPYEGNYEYYLQKSGHENY; encoded by the coding sequence ATGATTCATCTGACCAATATTACCCGCCAGCACGGCACCCATATCCTCTTTAAAGATGCCAGTTTTCAAATTACCGCAGGAAGTCGAAGCGGACTGGTGGGGCCGAACGGAGCGGGCAAGTCGACGATCTTTCGCCTGATCACTGGTGAGGAAAACCTGGATGGAGGGGAGATCAGCTGTAACAAGAAGACAGTCATCGGTTACTTCTCCCAGGAGGTTGGTGAGATGTCAGGACGCTCGGCGTTGGCAGAGGTGATGGCGGCGTCTGCACGGACCATGCAACTTGGTGACGAGATTAAGGCGATGGAAGCGGCCATGTGTGAGCCGATGGAGGATGACGCGCTCGCGACGCTGCTGGAAAAGTACGGAGACGCCCAGGAAGAATTTGAACATCGCGGCGGCTACGATCTGGAGAATCGCGCACAGGCGGTCTTATCAGGTCTCGGTATCGGTCCGGAAGATTATCAGCGGCCGGTGGAGAGTTTTAGTGGCGGTTGGAAGATGCGCATTGCCCTGGCGAAGATTCTGACCATCAATCCCGACGTACTGCTTCTGGATGAGCCGACCAACCATCTCGATGTCGAATCGATCGTCTGGCTGGAAAGCTGGTTGTCGACCGAGTTCACCGGTGCCGTGGTCATGACCAGCCATGATCGCGAGTTCATGAATCGCCTGGTGACTCGCATCGTCGAGGTCGGTAACGGCACTATCACCACCTACGGCGGCAATTATGACTTTTACCTCCGAGAGCGTGAGGTGCGCCGTGAGCAGCTTCTGGCCAGTCACCGTCGTCAGCAGGAGATGCTCGCCAAAGAGGAAGATTTTATCGCGCGCTTTGCTGCCCGGGCATCACACGCCGCCCAGGTACAGTCGCGGGTCAAGAAGCTCGAAAAGATTGAGCGGATTGAAATCCCGGCCGAACAGAAAGTGATTAAGTTCGAATTCCCCGAGCCGCCGCGCTCTGGTGATGATGTGGCCAAGGTCGTGCAATTGGCGAAAATCTGGCCAGTGGAAGACGGTGCAGATAAATCGGTCTTTGGTGGCGTGTCCGGCTTGATACGACGTGGTGAGAAGGTTGCCGTGGTTGGGGTCAATGGTGCTGGTAAGTCGACTTTTCTCAAATGCCTGGCGGGTCAAACCGAACCAACCTCCGGCACGATGACAATAGGTGCTAACGTCAACCTCGGTTATTTCAGCCAGCACTCGATGGAGCTGCTTGATCCTAAGAAAAGTGTGTTCGAGACCGTGCAGAATGCGATGCCGATGGCTTCCATCGGTGTGATCCGCAATCTCTGTGCGGCCTTCCTGTTCCAGGGTGATGATGTCGATAAGCGTATTGACCGCCTCTCAGGTGGCGAGAAAAGTCGACTGGTCCTGGCAATGTTGCTGGCCAGGCCGATCAACTTCCTGGTCCTCGATGAGCCGACCAACCACTTGGATATCCAATCACGCGAGGTTCTTCTAGAAGCTTTGAAGAACTTTGCCGGCACGGTCATCCTGGTCAGCCACGACCGCCATTTCCTGCGTTCACTGGTGAATCGGGTCTTTGAAATTGATCACGGCGAGATGATTCCTTACGAAGGGAATTATGAGTATTACCTGCAAAAAAGCGGGCATGAAAATTACTGA
- a CDS encoding homocysteine S-methyltransferase family protein encodes MSFVDEKILLFDGACGTNLQEMTIPDTAWQGCEGCNELLNITSPETIVALHESFLDVGARVIETNTFGASSIVLAEYDLADRTVEINRAAVANARIAIGERTGCYVVGSVGPTTKLPSLSHISVEDLGATLGEQIRALVEAGVDALAIETCQDLLQVKVALVACFEVLEELGRELPVLVSVTMERQGTMLVGSDIAAICATLEPFPIFSLGLNCATGPSDMASHIRYLSHNWPQRISCMPNQGLPEVVDGKTHYPMQPEDFVHHMRQFIEKDGVSIVGGCCGTTPDHIRQLAAACSGLSPAKREVTV; translated from the coding sequence ATGAGTTTTGTTGACGAAAAAATCCTCTTGTTCGACGGTGCCTGCGGCACCAACCTTCAGGAAATGACGATACCGGATACCGCATGGCAGGGATGTGAAGGTTGTAACGAACTGTTGAACATTACCTCACCGGAAACGATCGTTGCATTGCATGAATCGTTTCTGGATGTCGGGGCGAGGGTGATTGAAACCAACACATTCGGCGCAAGCTCCATTGTTCTGGCTGAGTATGACCTGGCAGACAGAACCGTCGAGATCAACCGTGCTGCGGTTGCCAATGCCCGCATAGCGATCGGTGAGCGAACTGGCTGCTACGTCGTTGGTTCTGTTGGGCCGACCACCAAGTTGCCGTCTCTGAGCCATATCTCTGTCGAGGACTTAGGGGCAACACTCGGCGAACAGATCAGAGCCCTGGTGGAAGCCGGGGTTGATGCGTTGGCCATTGAAACCTGTCAGGATCTGCTGCAGGTTAAGGTCGCCCTGGTGGCTTGCTTTGAAGTGCTTGAAGAGCTTGGTCGCGAGCTTCCGGTGCTGGTTTCGGTGACGATGGAACGGCAGGGGACCATGCTGGTTGGCAGTGATATTGCGGCGATCTGTGCGACCTTGGAGCCTTTCCCGATCTTCTCCCTCGGCCTTAATTGTGCCACCGGACCGAGTGACATGGCCTCGCACATCCGTTACTTAAGCCATAACTGGCCGCAGAGGATCTCCTGTATGCCTAACCAGGGGTTGCCGGAAGTCGTCGATGGCAAAACCCACTACCCGATGCAGCCTGAAGATTTTGTCCATCACATGAGACAGTTCATTGAGAAAGATGGGGTCAGTATTGTCGGTGGTTGTTGCGGTACCACTCCTGATCATATCCGCCAGCTTGCTGCAGCCTGTTCCGGATTGTCACCGGCGAAGCGGGAGGTGACGGTATGA
- a CDS encoding FAD-dependent oxidoreductase, with the protein MAAKISGYDAKQRRISTQALLQQIYRSLEQGETEFEVTSSGHHNIGGPLWTEDGRPLKFRVKNPGQRVGSFGLEGTEIVVEGSAPADAGWLNAGAELTILGDGGDTTAHCAASGKIYVAGRVGTRSGSLMKHDPAYDVPEFWILKNTGSFSFEFMGGGIGVVCGYGREELPSILGDRSCMGMVGGTIYVRGPVDGLSDDVWVLSLDDGDQAFLKENMPVFLGKIGRPQLEKELTDFSEWQKIVAKTYEERNIRSRTTLREFRTQKWVGDGGIFADVVKDDYAHVAGLVNAGADRIKIPHWQDKRFGAPCQVACPSNIPTQDRINLLRQGKFEEALELVLKYSPFPASVCGEVCPNLCMDACSRRYIDKPVAMKELGRLSRNVAAPELKAETGKQVAVIGGGPGGLAAAWQLRLLGHGVTVYEADEEVGGKLRQVIPTDRLPADSLESEIQRIKDVGITVKNKTKVDAALFANIEKESDAVVIASGAHNPVVIPFPGHELMTKGLDFLKAVNAGKKPKVGKRVIVIGAGNAGMDVCLGAYAMGAEKVLCIDIQRPAAYKHEIDSVKALGGEIRWPVFTEKVTAEGLLTKDGEMIEADEVIIAIGERPDLSYVPREWLTDRGMMDVDACNQVVKAKGVFSIGDTVQPGLLTHAIGGGQEAALLIDDYLAGKEIEPIVKPEMINQSCLSKELFKPRNRGKFCVTDAKDETLRCLSCGTCRDCTMCLEACPEGAISRVENEDGTFEYVSDDDVCIGCSVCSGICPCGVWAMEITV; encoded by the coding sequence ATGGCAGCAAAAATTTCAGGCTATGACGCGAAACAACGCCGCATCTCCACCCAAGCGCTTCTGCAGCAGATCTATCGCTCGCTGGAGCAGGGTGAGACGGAATTTGAGGTAACCTCTTCAGGACATCACAATATTGGTGGTCCTCTGTGGACGGAAGATGGTCGGCCGCTCAAGTTCCGGGTCAAAAACCCGGGTCAGCGGGTTGGCTCTTTCGGCCTCGAAGGAACGGAAATCGTGGTCGAAGGTTCGGCCCCTGCCGACGCCGGTTGGCTGAACGCCGGCGCCGAATTGACTATCCTTGGTGATGGCGGTGACACCACGGCCCACTGCGCAGCGAGTGGCAAGATCTATGTTGCAGGTCGCGTCGGTACTCGTTCCGGTTCGCTGATGAAGCACGATCCGGCCTATGACGTTCCGGAGTTCTGGATCCTCAAGAATACCGGCTCCTTTTCTTTCGAGTTCATGGGCGGTGGTATTGGTGTGGTCTGCGGTTATGGTCGTGAAGAGCTCCCCTCGATTCTCGGCGATCGCTCCTGCATGGGTATGGTCGGTGGTACCATTTATGTTCGTGGACCGGTTGATGGTCTCTCGGATGATGTCTGGGTGCTCTCCCTGGATGACGGCGATCAGGCTTTCCTGAAAGAAAACATGCCTGTCTTCTTGGGCAAGATTGGTCGTCCTCAGCTGGAAAAAGAGCTGACCGACTTTTCCGAGTGGCAGAAGATTGTTGCCAAGACTTACGAAGAACGTAATATCCGCTCGCGGACAACCTTGCGCGAATTCCGCACCCAGAAATGGGTCGGCGATGGCGGTATCTTCGCAGATGTCGTCAAGGATGATTACGCTCACGTCGCCGGTTTGGTTAATGCCGGTGCCGACCGCATCAAGATTCCGCATTGGCAGGATAAACGTTTCGGTGCGCCTTGCCAGGTGGCCTGTCCGTCGAATATCCCGACCCAGGACCGCATTAACCTGTTGCGCCAGGGGAAGTTCGAGGAAGCCCTCGAGCTGGTGCTAAAATACTCGCCGTTCCCGGCCAGTGTTTGTGGTGAAGTTTGCCCGAACCTCTGTATGGATGCTTGTAGTCGTCGTTACATCGATAAACCTGTCGCCATGAAAGAGCTTGGTCGTTTGTCGCGCAATGTCGCAGCTCCCGAGCTGAAGGCTGAAACAGGAAAACAGGTTGCAGTTATTGGCGGTGGCCCTGGCGGTTTAGCGGCGGCATGGCAACTGCGCCTGCTCGGTCATGGTGTGACCGTTTATGAAGCTGATGAAGAGGTCGGCGGCAAGCTGCGTCAAGTTATTCCGACGGATCGTCTGCCGGCAGATTCACTCGAATCAGAGATTCAGCGCATCAAGGATGTTGGGATTACGGTCAAGAATAAGACCAAGGTCGATGCGGCTCTTTTCGCCAACATCGAGAAAGAAAGCGATGCTGTCGTGATCGCCTCAGGTGCCCATAATCCCGTCGTGATCCCTTTCCCGGGACACGAACTGATGACAAAGGGTCTTGATTTTCTCAAGGCAGTCAATGCTGGCAAAAAGCCCAAGGTTGGTAAACGTGTCATTGTCATCGGTGCCGGTAACGCGGGTATGGACGTTTGTCTTGGTGCTTACGCCATGGGTGCAGAAAAAGTTCTGTGCATAGATATCCAGCGCCCTGCAGCTTACAAGCACGAGATCGACAGCGTTAAGGCTCTCGGTGGTGAAATCCGCTGGCCGGTCTTCACTGAGAAAGTCACTGCAGAAGGACTGTTGACCAAAGATGGCGAAATGATTGAGGCTGACGAGGTGATCATCGCAATCGGTGAGCGTCCTGACCTTTCTTACGTGCCACGCGAGTGGCTGACCGATCGCGGCATGATGGATGTTGATGCCTGCAACCAGGTGGTTAAAGCCAAAGGCGTTTTCTCCATCGGCGATACGGTTCAGCCTGGTCTGCTCACTCATGCTATCGGCGGTGGCCAGGAAGCGGCTCTCCTGATTGATGATTACCTGGCTGGCAAAGAGATCGAGCCCATTGTCAAACCTGAAATGATCAATCAGAGCTGCCTCTCCAAGGAACTGTTCAAGCCGCGCAACCGAGGTAAATTCTGCGTCACAGACGCCAAGGACGAGACGTTGCGTTGCCTCTCCTGCGGTACTTGCCGCGATTGCACCATGTGTCTCGAAGCTTGCCCGGAAGGCGCGATCAGCCGTGTCGAGAATGAGGATGGGACCTTCGAGTACGTCTCCGACGATGACGTCTGTATCGGCTGCAGTGTCTGCTCGGGCATCTGCCCCTGCGGTGTCTGGGCGATGGAGATCACGGTTTAG
- a CDS encoding alanine--glyoxylate aminotransferase family protein: MLIHSFNPPVRTLMGPGPSDVPPRVLEALSRPTIGHLDPAFVTMMDEVKELLQYAFQTDNALTMPVSAPGSAGMETCFANLVEPGDKVVVCQNGVFGGRMKENVERCGGVAVMVEDPWGEAINADKLEETLKVHKDARIVAMVHAETSTGAQSDVEKLVKLAHAHDCLTIVDAVTSLGGTPVKVDEWKIDAIYSGSQKCLSCTPGLSPVSFNERALEKVRNRKSKVQSWFLDLNLVMGYWGEGAKRAYHHTAPINALYSLHEALLILREEGLDGAWDRHYKNHLALRAGLEAMGLLFVVNKADRLPQLNAVSIPDGVDDAKVRSRLLKEYNLEIGAGLGALAGKVWRIGLMGHSSRAENILLCIGALESVLGDMGANIIRGVALPAMQKALGKR, encoded by the coding sequence ATGTTAATTCATTCTTTCAACCCACCTGTTCGGACTCTAATGGGCCCGGGCCCTTCCGATGTTCCTCCGCGGGTTCTTGAGGCCCTTTCCCGACCGACGATCGGTCATCTTGATCCGGCCTTTGTCACCATGATGGATGAAGTTAAAGAGCTTCTTCAGTACGCCTTTCAAACAGACAACGCCCTGACCATGCCTGTCTCGGCGCCCGGGTCTGCGGGCATGGAGACCTGTTTTGCCAACCTGGTGGAGCCGGGCGACAAGGTCGTTGTCTGTCAGAACGGGGTCTTTGGCGGTCGCATGAAGGAGAATGTCGAGCGCTGTGGTGGCGTAGCAGTGATGGTAGAAGACCCCTGGGGAGAAGCGATCAATGCGGACAAGCTGGAAGAAACTTTAAAAGTCCATAAAGATGCCAGGATCGTTGCCATGGTCCACGCCGAGACGTCAACCGGCGCACAGTCCGATGTAGAAAAACTGGTCAAGCTGGCCCACGCCCACGATTGCCTGACCATCGTGGACGCCGTCACCTCCCTCGGCGGTACGCCTGTTAAGGTGGACGAATGGAAGATCGATGCGATCTATTCCGGGTCACAGAAATGCCTCTCCTGTACCCCCGGCCTGTCTCCGGTCAGCTTCAATGAGCGCGCTCTTGAAAAAGTACGCAATCGCAAGAGTAAGGTGCAGAGCTGGTTTCTCGATCTGAACCTGGTGATGGGCTATTGGGGAGAAGGTGCCAAACGAGCCTATCACCACACAGCGCCGATCAACGCTCTGTATTCTTTACACGAAGCACTCTTGATTTTAAGAGAGGAAGGACTCGACGGGGCCTGGGATCGCCATTACAAGAACCACCTCGCACTCAGAGCAGGGCTGGAGGCAATGGGGCTGTTGTTCGTCGTCAACAAAGCGGACCGCCTGCCGCAATTGAATGCAGTCAGCATCCCAGACGGGGTTGACGACGCCAAGGTACGTAGCAGACTGCTCAAGGAGTACAACCTAGAGATAGGAGCTGGCCTGGGTGCACTGGCCGGCAAGGTGTGGCGAATCGGCCTGATGGGTCATTCCAGCCGGGCCGAAAATATCCTGCTCTGCATTGGCGCACTGGAATCAGTGCTCGGAGACATGGGCGCCAATATCATTCGTGGGGTGGCTTTACCTGCGATGCAAAAGGCGTTGGGAAAAAGATAA
- the aceA gene encoding isocitrate lyase ICL2, producing the protein MSTFTEEVKITRDWFASPRFEGVLRLYTADQVVEQRGTIPVDYTIARDAAEAFHSRLRELFSEGKSITTFGPYSPSQAVAIKRVGIEGIYLGGWATSSKGSSNEDPGPDLASYPLSQVPDEAAPLVRALLAADRNQYFLRLRMSEEERSQIPEIDYRPFIIADADTGHGGDAHVRNLVRRFVEVGVAGYHIEDQKPGVKKCGHQAGKVLVPVDEQVKRLNAARLQLDIMKVPGIIVARTDAEAATFLDGRGDERDHQFILGATNTNIPNYKTSFLAIMRQFSSKGIAEINGHLMYRISEAAYAVADKWLDKTGLSAEIDEAIKNLPSHNTADINAALDHAATRLLEFWQMEASLKTYGEAVADVMAFHLDEGSELPMSVEEWHAYVENSSFVEAREKARSMGFNIIWNCDIARTPEGYYQVRGGIPYAIAKSLAVSPFADIIWMETKTADLHDAKIFADAIHAVYPDKMLAYNLSPSFNWDTTGMSEEEMRRFPAELGKLGFVFNFITYGGHQVDGLAGEEFATALKEDGMLALARLQRKLRLIDSPFKTPQSYVGGPRSDAGLMAASGGTATTKAMGKGSTQFQHLVETEVPPKRLADWLKLWTDHYNLDVKLRVVLKPHVSGSELLELTLIDEKNTKMANIIFATLQDRRDRNMLSIRDQNTFSEDFRQKRLMTLISLFLIHRYKVDTVHYVTPTEDNQRQAKGMLGLGLYEDIQTEVGQIIVARVNAERVKTLVTPDSEELRKLIAKS; encoded by the coding sequence ATGAGTACATTCACCGAAGAGGTTAAAATTACCCGTGACTGGTTCGCCAGCCCACGCTTTGAAGGCGTTTTAAGACTTTACACCGCCGACCAGGTTGTCGAGCAGCGTGGCACCATTCCGGTTGACTACACCATCGCCAGAGATGCCGCAGAGGCATTTCACAGTCGTTTGCGCGAGCTGTTCTCTGAAGGCAAGTCGATCACGACTTTTGGCCCCTACTCTCCAAGCCAGGCCGTCGCCATCAAGCGCGTTGGTATCGAGGGGATCTATCTGGGTGGCTGGGCCACCTCATCCAAAGGTTCAAGCAACGAAGACCCCGGTCCAGACCTGGCCAGCTATCCTTTAAGCCAGGTCCCGGACGAAGCCGCACCTCTGGTGAGGGCGTTATTGGCCGCTGACCGCAACCAGTACTTCCTGCGTCTGCGCATGAGTGAAGAAGAACGTTCCCAAATTCCAGAAATCGACTACCGGCCATTCATCATCGCCGATGCTGACACAGGCCATGGTGGCGATGCCCACGTGCGGAACCTGGTCCGTCGCTTTGTTGAAGTGGGTGTGGCCGGCTATCATATTGAAGACCAGAAACCTGGTGTCAAGAAATGCGGACATCAGGCTGGCAAGGTCCTGGTACCGGTGGATGAGCAGGTCAAGCGTCTTAACGCTGCTCGTCTGCAACTCGACATCATGAAGGTGCCGGGCATCATCGTGGCTCGTACCGATGCAGAAGCCGCCACCTTCCTCGACGGCCGCGGCGATGAACGTGACCACCAATTTATTCTCGGGGCCACCAACACCAATATCCCCAACTACAAAACCTCCTTCTTGGCAATCATGCGCCAGTTCAGCAGTAAAGGGATCGCCGAGATCAACGGCCATCTGATGTACCGCATCTCGGAAGCCGCCTATGCCGTGGCCGACAAGTGGCTCGACAAAACCGGCTTGTCCGCTGAAATCGACGAGGCAATCAAGAATCTGCCCAGCCACAATACTGCCGACATTAACGCAGCACTTGACCACGCCGCCACGCGTCTTCTTGAGTTCTGGCAGATGGAAGCCAGCCTGAAAACCTACGGTGAAGCCGTTGCCGATGTCATGGCCTTTCACCTCGACGAGGGCTCGGAATTACCGATGAGCGTAGAGGAGTGGCATGCTTACGTAGAGAATTCTTCCTTCGTCGAAGCACGGGAGAAAGCACGCTCTATGGGTTTCAATATCATCTGGAACTGCGATATTGCACGCACTCCCGAGGGCTATTATCAAGTCAGGGGCGGTATCCCTTATGCCATCGCCAAATCCCTCGCTGTGTCACCCTTTGCAGACATCATCTGGATGGAGACCAAAACAGCAGACCTGCACGACGCGAAGATTTTCGCAGACGCCATTCATGCGGTCTATCCCGACAAAATGCTCGCTTACAACCTGTCCCCGTCTTTTAATTGGGACACGACCGGCATGAGCGAAGAGGAAATGCGCCGGTTCCCGGCTGAACTGGGCAAGCTGGGTTTTGTCTTTAACTTCATCACTTACGGCGGCCATCAAGTGGACGGACTGGCCGGCGAAGAATTCGCCACTGCCCTCAAGGAAGACGGCATGCTCGCCCTGGCCCGCCTGCAGCGCAAGCTGAGACTGATCGATTCGCCTTTCAAGACCCCGCAGAGCTACGTCGGCGGCCCGCGATCCGATGCTGGCCTGATGGCCGCTTCCGGCGGTACCGCCACCACCAAGGCGATGGGGAAAGGGTCCACCCAATTCCAGCACCTGGTAGAAACCGAAGTTCCACCAAAGCGCCTCGCCGACTGGCTCAAGCTCTGGACCGACCACTACAATCTGGATGTGAAGTTGAGGGTTGTCCTCAAGCCTCATGTCTCGGGTTCGGAACTTTTGGAACTCACTCTCATCGATGAGAAAAACACCAAGATGGCCAACATCATCTTTGCCACCTTGCAGGATCGTCGTGACCGCAACATGCTGTCGATCCGCGACCAGAACACCTTCAGCGAGGACTTCCGCCAGAAACGCCTGATGACCTTGATCTCGCTTTTCCTGATTCACCGTTACAAGGTCGACACGGTTCACTACGTCACACCGACCGAAGACAATCAGCGGCAGGCAAAAGGGATGCTCGGACTAGGTCTTTACGAGGACATCCAGACCGAAGTTGGTCAGATCATCGTGGCACGGGTCAATGCCGAGCGTGTTAAGACACTAGTAACACCCGATAGTGAGGAGTTACGGAAGTTGATCGCAAAGAGCTAA